AGATGAAAACCGGGCGGCAAGTCAGAATCGCCGGCCGCCGGGTGTTCGGAAATGGCGCTCCTCCCGGTCAGGAGGCTTTTCCAAAAGGCGTCCTGATTCGCGCCGGCCGGAGTGAGGGTGCCCACTCCCGTGATCCAGACTTCTCTTCCTTTCATCATTTCCGATCCGCTCAGGAGAGGGTGGCTTCGCGGCGAAGAATTCGAAACAGCTTCCGTTGTCCTTCCGGGTCCTCGTAATCGGCCATGTCCACCCGGCGGCCGGAAAATTCCGCCACCACCCGGCGCTCGCCCTCCACGCTCGCCGACGCCTTGTAGAGAAGGCGCCCGTCCTCCTCGCCGGTCAGCTCCACCCGAAGGCCCACTTGATCGCCGGGGAGGGCGAATCCGTAGTACTTCACACTCCGCACCTGCTCCATCAGGAACCAATGGGCGAAATCCGAATCCGCCGCCGCGCGCCAGCCGGCCAGCTGGACGAGACCTTCAAGGATGAGAGAGCCGGGCATGACCGGGAAATTCCGGAAATGGTATTCGAGAAAATCCTCGCTCATCGAGACGTTCTTCACGCCCTCCATGGAGCGGCCCGCTTCCCACTCCGTGATCCGGTCTATGAGTAAATAGCGCATTCGCCTTCCCTCAGGCCTCCCCCGCATCGCCGGTGGGGCCATCCCCCAGCATCATGACCGTCGCCACCGCGTAGTCGCGGGCATGGGTGATCGAAATCGTCAGCTGGCGAATCCGGTAGCGCTGCCCCATTTTCTCCATCGAGCCGTGCAGCCGGATCGTCGGCTTGCCCGAGGGGGCCGATTCCACCTCGATCTCCTGGAACCGGCCGGTGGCCCCGAAGCCGCCCATCCCGACGCCGAACGCCTTCATGCAGGCTTCCTTCGCGGCAAAGCGCGCGGCGAGATGCGGATAGGGATCGGGGCGCGCGTGGCAGTAGGCCACCTCGGCCTCGGTGAAAAGGCCGTTTCCGAAAGCCTCGTGGCGATCGTAGGCCTCCCGGAACCGATCGATCTCGACGAGATCCACCCCCTGATAAAGCCGCACGGTTTCTCTCCGCCCCTTTATCCGACGTGCATTCCGCCATCAACCGTGATGGCTTCGCCGTTGATGTAGTCCGCCGCCGGGGAGGCGAGGAACACCACCACCCGGGCGACGTCCTCGGGCTGGCCGAAGCGCTTGGCCGGAATCCGCTCCATGATCTTCTCGCTGGCGTGCTTCCGGACGGTCTCGCTCATGTCGGTCTCGATCATCCCGGGAAGGACGGAATTGAAGCGAAGCCCTCTTCCCGACATCTCTGCCGCGCAGGCCCGGGTGAACGAAATGAGCCCGGCCTTGGCCGCGGCGTAGTTCGCCTGGCCCGCGCCGCCCATCACCCCGATGACCGAGGCAATGTTGATGACGCGGCCGCTCCTTGCGCGCATCATGATCTCGGCGGCCAGCTTCGTGCAGTGAAAAGCGCCGTTCAGGCTCACCCCGATCACCTTCTCCCAGTCGGCGGGCTTCATCCGCAAAAGAAGCGTATCGCGGATGACGCCCGCGTTGTTGACCAGAATGTCGAGCCGCCCGAAATCCGCCTTGAGCCGCTCGAACATCTGCTCGACTTCCTCGAAGGAGGAGACATCCGCCTGATAGGTTTCCGCCCGGCCGCCCGCCTTTTCGATCTCAGCCTTCACCGCCTCGGCCGCATCCTTCGAGCTGCTGTAGTTGATGGCGACGGCGGCTCCCGCCTCGGCCAGCGCCAGGCAGCAGGCGCGGCCGATCCCCCGGCCGCCGCCCGTCACCAGGGCCACCTTTTCATTCAGTTCGATTTTCATCCGCTCACCTTTTCGACAACGAGTGTGGCGTTTTGTCCGCCAAAACCGAAGGAATTCGATATCGCGGCCGGAACCGGCATCCGGCGCGCCCCGCCGGGCACGTAGTCCAGATCGCACTTGGGATCGGGATTTTCCAGATTCCGGGTCGGATGCACAACATCGCGGGAAACGCTCAGGGCGGTGAAAATCAGCTCGGGCGCCCCGCAGGCGGCGATCAGGTGCCCGATCAGGGATTTCGTCGAGCTGATGGCCAGCCGACCGGCATGTTCGCCGAAAACCGCCTTGATGGCCAGCGTCTCCGCCGGATCGTTGAGTTTCGTCCCGGTTCCGTGCGCATTCACGTAGGCCACCTCATCCGGGGAAAGGCCGGCATCGGCGAGCGCCAGCGCCATCGAGCGCATCGCCCCCCTCCCCTTCGGATCGGGGGCGGTCACCTGATAGGCGTCCATGCTGGTGCCGTAGCCGGTGAGCGCGGCATGGGGCCGGGCGCCCCGCCGGGCGGCGTGTTCGGCGGACTCCAGCACCACGACGCCGGCCCCTTCTCCCACGGCGAGGCCGGAGCGGCGCCGATCGAAGGGGCGGCAAATTCCCTCGGGCGGGCCGGGCGCCTTCGAGGCCGCCCCGAGCAGGATGAAGATCGTCATCCCGATCGGATGAATCATCGAGTCCGCGCCCCCGCAGATGACAACCTCGGCTTCCTCGCGCCGGATCATCCGAAGGCCGAGGCCGATGGCCTGGCTCGCCGACGCGCACGCCGAGGTGAGCGTCACCGCCGGGCCGCCGAGACCGAACCCATCGGCGATCAGCGTGGTCGCCCGCTCAGGGGGGGTCTGAAAATAGCCGCCCGGCTGCACCCGATCGAGCTCACGGGCGAATCTCTCGGCATTGAACGCCCCCCCCTCTTCCATCCACTCGGCGAAATCCTCGAGGCAGTAGGTGCTCATCCCGGTTCCCATGATCACGCCCGCGCGGGCGGCATTGAAGTTCTCGGGCGTGAGGCCCGCGTCCGCGATGGCGCTCTGGGCCGCATCGAGGGCGAAGAGCACCCGCCGCTCCCCCTCGCCCGCATACTCCTCGGGCAGCCGCTCCCGCAGGGCCGCCATCTCCGCCGCGGAAACCTCCCCCGCCCCGGCGATGGGCATCTCCTTCGCATCGAAGGACTCGATCGGCCGCAGACCCGACTCGCCCGCGAGCGCCTTGCGCCAGATCTCCTCGAG
This is a stretch of genomic DNA from bacterium. It encodes these proteins:
- the fabG gene encoding 3-oxoacyl-[acyl-carrier-protein] reductase gives rise to the protein MELNEKVALVTGGGRGIGRACCLALAEAGAAVAINYSSSKDAAEAVKAEIEKAGGRAETYQADVSSFEEVEQMFERLKADFGRLDILVNNAGVIRDTLLLRMKPADWEKVIGVSLNGAFHCTKLAAEIMMRARSGRVINIASVIGVMGGAGQANYAAAKAGLISFTRACAAEMSGRGLRFNSVLPGMIETDMSETVRKHASEKIMERIPAKRFGQPEDVARVVVFLASPAADYINGEAITVDGGMHVG
- a CDS encoding beta-hydroxyacyl-ACP dehydratase — protein: MRYLLIDRITEWEAGRSMEGVKNVSMSEDFLEYHFRNFPVMPGSLILEGLVQLAGWRAAADSDFAHWFLMEQVRSVKYYGFALPGDQVGLRVELTGEEDGRLLYKASASVEGERRVVAEFSGRRVDMADYEDPEGQRKLFRILRREATLS
- a CDS encoding beta-ketoacyl-[acyl-carrier-protein] synthase family protein; the encoded protein is MPKDVVITGMGMVTGLGADLEEIWRKALAGESGLRPIESFDAKEMPIAGAGEVSAAEMAALRERLPEEYAGEGERRVLFALDAAQSAIADAGLTPENFNAARAGVIMGTGMSTYCLEDFAEWMEEGGAFNAERFARELDRVQPGGYFQTPPERATTLIADGFGLGGPAVTLTSACASASQAIGLGLRMIRREEAEVVICGGADSMIHPIGMTIFILLGAASKAPGPPEGICRPFDRRRSGLAVGEGAGVVVLESAEHAARRGARPHAALTGYGTSMDAYQVTAPDPKGRGAMRSMALALADAGLSPDEVAYVNAHGTGTKLNDPAETLAIKAVFGEHAGRLAISSTKSLIGHLIAACGAPELIFTALSVSRDVVHPTRNLENPDPKCDLDYVPGGARRMPVPAAISNSFGFGGQNATLVVEKVSG
- the acpS gene encoding holo-ACP synthase, yielding MRLYQGVDLVEIDRFREAYDRHEAFGNGLFTEAEVAYCHARPDPYPHLAARFAAKEACMKAFGVGMGGFGATGRFQEIEVESAPSGKPTIRLHGSMEKMGQRYRIRQLTISITHARDYAVATVMMLGDGPTGDAGEA